Proteins from one Stenotrophomonas aracearum genomic window:
- a CDS encoding acetyl/propionyl/methylcrotonyl-CoA carboxylase subunit alpha, with protein sequence MFTKILIANRGEIACRVIATCQRLGIATVAVYSDADRDARHVRLADEAVGIGPAPARESYLRSDAILDAARRTGAQAIHPGYGFLSENADFAQACAEAGIVFIGPSAAAIRAMGDKSAAKALMAQAGVPLTPGYHGDAQDPAFLREQADAIGYPVLIKASAGGGGKGMRRVDDSAAFTDALASCQREAQSAFGNAHVLVEKYVERPRHIEIQVFGDSHGNVVYLFERDCSVQRRHQKVLEEAPAPGMTAERRAAMGKAAVDAARAVNYVGAGTVEFIAGPDGDFYFMEMNTRLQVEHPVTECITGTDLVEWQLRVASGAPLPLQQDQLQIRGHALEARLYAEDADKGFLPSTGTLRDLRLPAGSAHVRVDAGVEQGDAITPFYDPMIAKLIVWDVDRDAALRRMQQALAECEVVGVTTNAAFLRRLVMTDSFANAKLDTALIEREQAALTLVDGDTDAALWALAAVAAVATDAPASTDARDPHSPWQASDGWRLGQRAARRVTLEHRGSQRVVAVEGRNDAWSLRVDDAEVQATGRVGGGQLALQIGQTLHRARIVRDGGELYLFGTDGVQRFTLHDPVSEADQGVADAGSLVAPMPGRIVATLLAPGTQVTRGTPLLVLEAMKMEHTLQAPADGTVQGYRVKAGDQVGDGAVLVDFEAT encoded by the coding sequence ATGTTCACCAAGATCCTGATCGCCAACCGTGGCGAAATCGCCTGCCGCGTCATCGCCACCTGCCAGCGCCTGGGCATCGCCACGGTGGCGGTGTACTCCGACGCCGACCGCGACGCGCGCCATGTGCGCCTGGCCGACGAAGCCGTGGGCATCGGCCCGGCCCCGGCGCGCGAAAGCTACCTGCGTTCGGACGCCATCCTGGACGCCGCGCGCCGCACCGGTGCGCAGGCGATCCATCCCGGCTACGGCTTCCTGTCCGAGAACGCGGACTTCGCCCAGGCCTGTGCCGAGGCCGGCATCGTGTTCATCGGCCCGTCTGCTGCGGCGATCCGTGCAATGGGCGACAAGAGCGCGGCCAAAGCGCTGATGGCGCAGGCCGGCGTGCCGCTCACGCCGGGTTATCACGGCGACGCGCAGGATCCGGCATTCCTGCGCGAGCAAGCCGATGCCATCGGCTACCCGGTGCTGATCAAGGCCAGTGCCGGCGGCGGTGGCAAGGGCATGCGCCGTGTGGACGACAGCGCGGCCTTCACCGATGCATTGGCCAGCTGCCAGCGCGAGGCGCAGTCGGCGTTCGGCAACGCGCACGTGCTGGTGGAAAAGTACGTGGAGCGTCCGCGCCACATTGAGATCCAGGTGTTCGGCGACAGCCACGGCAACGTGGTGTATCTGTTCGAGCGCGACTGCTCGGTGCAGCGCCGCCACCAGAAGGTACTGGAAGAAGCGCCTGCGCCGGGCATGACCGCCGAGCGCCGCGCCGCGATGGGCAAGGCCGCGGTGGATGCCGCGCGCGCGGTGAACTACGTGGGTGCGGGCACGGTGGAGTTCATTGCCGGGCCGGACGGCGATTTCTACTTCATGGAAATGAACACCCGTTTGCAGGTGGAGCACCCGGTGACCGAGTGCATCACCGGCACCGACCTGGTGGAATGGCAGCTGCGCGTGGCCAGTGGTGCGCCGCTGCCGCTGCAGCAGGACCAGCTGCAGATTCGTGGGCATGCGCTGGAAGCGCGCCTGTATGCCGAAGATGCGGACAAGGGCTTCCTGCCCTCCACCGGTACGCTGCGTGACCTGCGCCTGCCTGCGGGCAGCGCGCACGTGCGCGTGGATGCCGGCGTGGAACAGGGCGACGCGATCACCCCGTTCTACGACCCCATGATTGCCAAGCTGATCGTGTGGGACGTGGACCGCGACGCGGCGTTGCGCCGCATGCAGCAGGCGCTGGCCGAGTGCGAAGTGGTGGGCGTGACCACCAATGCGGCGTTCCTGCGTCGGCTGGTGATGACCGATTCGTTCGCGAACGCGAAGCTGGATACGGCGTTGATCGAGCGCGAGCAGGCGGCGCTGACGTTGGTCGACGGCGACACCGATGCTGCGTTGTGGGCGCTGGCGGCGGTGGCTGCGGTGGCCACCGATGCGCCGGCCAGTACCGATGCGCGCGACCCGCACTCGCCGTGGCAGGCCAGCGATGGCTGGCGACTGGGCCAGCGCGCGGCTCGGCGGGTGACGTTGGAGCATCGCGGCAGCCAGCGCGTGGTGGCGGTGGAAGGCAGGAATGATGCGTGGTCGCTGCGCGTGGATGACGCCGAGGTGCAGGCCACCGGCCGTGTCGGCGGTGGGCAGCTTGCACTGCAGATCGGGCAGACCCTGCACCGTGCGCGGATCGTGCGAGATGGCGGCGAGCTGTATCTGTTCGGCACCGACGGCGTGCAGCGCTTCACCCTGCATGACCCGGTGAGCGAAGCGGATCAGGGCGTGGCCGATGCAGGCAGCCTGGTCGCACCGATGCCGGGCCGGATCGTGGCGACGCTGCTGGCGCCCGGCACGCAGGTTACGCGCGGTACCCCGCTGCTGGTGCTGGAAGCAATGAAGATGGAACACACGCTGCAGGCGCCGGCGGATGGGACGGTGCAGGGTTACCGGGTCAAGGCCGGTGACCAGGTGGGGGATGGTGCGGTGTTGGTGGATTTCGAAGCCACGTAA
- a CDS encoding isovaleryl-CoA dehydrogenase, producing MHVPTMNFDLGEEIDLLRQSVAHFASAEIAPLAARADEENLFPHALWRKLGEQGLLGLTVEEEYGGSGMGYLAHVVAMEEISRASGSIGLSYGAHSNLCVNQLRKNGSEEQKQRYLPGLCSGEKVGALAMSEPGAGSDVVSMKLRADKRGDHYVLNGNKMWITNGPDADVLVVYAKTDPNGGAKGITAFLIEKGMKGFSTAQKLDKLGMRGSNTCELVFEDCEVPEANVLGTVGGGVKVLMSGLDYERVVLSGGPLGLMAAGMDVVMPYVHERKQFGEAIGTFQLIQAKLADMYVGLNACRAYVYAVARACDLGRTTRQDAAGAILYSAEKATWLTGQAIQILGGNGYINEYPTGRLWRDAKLYEIGAGTSEIRRMLIGRELFQRTK from the coding sequence GAGAACCTGTTCCCGCATGCGCTGTGGCGCAAGCTCGGCGAGCAGGGCCTGCTCGGCCTGACCGTGGAGGAAGAATACGGCGGCAGCGGCATGGGCTACCTGGCCCACGTGGTGGCGATGGAAGAGATCTCGCGCGCGTCGGGCAGCATCGGCCTGTCCTACGGTGCGCATTCGAACCTGTGCGTGAACCAGCTGCGCAAGAACGGCAGCGAAGAACAGAAGCAGCGCTACCTGCCCGGCCTGTGCAGCGGCGAGAAGGTCGGCGCGCTGGCGATGAGCGAACCTGGCGCCGGCTCGGACGTGGTGTCGATGAAGCTGCGCGCGGACAAGCGCGGCGACCACTACGTGCTCAACGGCAACAAGATGTGGATCACCAACGGCCCGGACGCCGACGTACTGGTGGTGTACGCCAAGACCGACCCGAACGGCGGTGCCAAGGGCATCACCGCGTTCCTCATCGAAAAAGGCATGAAGGGTTTCAGCACCGCGCAGAAGCTGGACAAGCTGGGCATGCGCGGTTCCAACACCTGCGAGCTGGTGTTCGAGGACTGCGAAGTACCGGAAGCCAACGTGCTGGGCACGGTGGGCGGTGGGGTCAAGGTGCTGATGTCCGGGCTGGATTACGAGCGCGTGGTGCTTTCCGGTGGCCCGCTCGGCCTGATGGCGGCCGGCATGGACGTGGTGATGCCGTACGTGCACGAGCGCAAGCAGTTCGGCGAGGCGATCGGCACGTTCCAGCTGATCCAGGCCAAGCTGGCCGACATGTACGTGGGCCTCAACGCCTGCCGCGCCTATGTGTATGCGGTGGCGCGCGCCTGCGACCTGGGCCGCACCACCCGCCAGGACGCTGCCGGTGCGATCCTGTACTCGGCCGAGAAGGCCACCTGGCTCACCGGCCAGGCGATCCAGATCCTGGGCGGCAACGGCTACATCAACGAGTACCCGACCGGGCGTTTGTGGCGCGATGCCAAGCTGTATGAAATCGGCGCCGGCACTTCGGAAATCCGCCGCATGCTGATCGGCCGCGAACTGTTCCAGCGCACCAAGTAA
- a CDS encoding carboxyl transferase domain-containing protein, translating to MTVLSTQLQPGGETFEANRAALQAVVDDLRATLAQTALGGSEAARQKHTARGKLLVRDRIDALLDPGSAFLEIAPLAAHGMYGDPIPSAGVVAGIGRVSGVECVIVANDATVKGGTYYPMTVKKHLRAQEVAEQNRLPCIYLVDSGGAFLPLQDEVFPDRDHFGRIFYNQANLSAQGIPQIACVMGSCTAGGAYVPAMSDETVIVREQGTIFLGGPPLVKAATGEVVTAEELGGADVHTRISGVADHMADNDLQALARVRAIIAQLNWRKPEPALAVQAPAEPRYPAQELYGVIPADTRKPYDVREVIMRLVDDSRFDEFKPRYGNTLVTGFAHLHGYPVGIIANNGILFSESALKGAHFIELCTQRGIPLVFLQNITGFMVGRKYEHGGIAKDGAKLVMAVACAKVPKFTVVIGGSFGAGNYGMCGRAYSPNFLWMWPNARIGVMGGEQAASVLATVKRDGIEANGGQWSAQDEDTFKTPIRDQFEQQGHPYYASARLWDDGVIDPADTRRVLGLALSASLNAPARKTDFGVFRM from the coding sequence ATGACTGTACTGAGCACCCAGCTGCAACCGGGCGGCGAGACCTTCGAAGCCAACCGCGCTGCCCTGCAGGCGGTAGTGGACGACCTGCGCGCCACCCTGGCGCAGACCGCGCTGGGCGGCAGCGAGGCGGCGCGGCAGAAGCACACCGCGCGCGGCAAGCTGCTGGTGCGCGACCGCATCGATGCCCTGCTCGACCCGGGCAGCGCGTTCCTGGAAATCGCGCCGCTGGCCGCGCACGGCATGTATGGCGACCCCATTCCCAGTGCCGGCGTGGTCGCGGGCATCGGCCGCGTTTCCGGCGTTGAGTGCGTGATCGTGGCCAACGACGCCACGGTCAAGGGTGGCACCTATTACCCGATGACGGTGAAGAAGCACCTGCGCGCGCAGGAAGTGGCCGAGCAGAACCGCCTGCCGTGCATCTACCTGGTGGACTCCGGCGGTGCGTTCCTGCCGCTGCAGGACGAGGTGTTCCCGGACCGCGATCATTTCGGCCGCATCTTCTACAACCAGGCCAACCTTTCCGCGCAGGGCATTCCGCAGATCGCGTGCGTGATGGGCTCGTGCACCGCCGGTGGCGCCTACGTGCCGGCGATGAGCGATGAAACGGTGATCGTGCGCGAACAGGGCACCATCTTCCTGGGCGGCCCGCCGCTGGTGAAGGCGGCCACCGGTGAAGTGGTCACCGCCGAAGAACTGGGCGGCGCCGACGTGCACACGCGCATTTCCGGCGTGGCCGACCACATGGCCGACAACGACCTGCAGGCGCTGGCCCGCGTGCGCGCCATCATCGCGCAGCTCAACTGGCGCAAGCCGGAACCGGCACTGGCAGTGCAGGCCCCGGCCGAACCGCGTTATCCGGCGCAGGAGCTGTACGGCGTCATTCCGGCCGACACGCGCAAGCCGTACGACGTGCGCGAAGTGATCATGCGCCTGGTGGACGATTCGCGCTTTGACGAATTCAAGCCGCGCTATGGCAACACGCTGGTCACCGGTTTTGCGCACCTGCACGGCTACCCGGTGGGCATCATCGCCAACAACGGCATCCTGTTCTCCGAGTCCGCGCTGAAGGGCGCGCACTTCATCGAACTGTGCACCCAGCGCGGCATTCCGCTGGTGTTCCTGCAGAACATCACCGGCTTCATGGTCGGGCGCAAGTACGAACACGGCGGTATCGCCAAGGACGGTGCCAAGCTGGTGATGGCGGTGGCCTGCGCCAAGGTGCCCAAGTTCACCGTGGTGATCGGCGGTTCGTTCGGTGCCGGCAACTACGGCATGTGCGGCCGCGCCTACTCGCCGAACTTCCTGTGGATGTGGCCGAACGCGCGCATCGGCGTGATGGGCGGCGAGCAGGCTGCCAGCGTGCTGGCCACGGTCAAGCGCGATGGCATCGAAGCCAATGGCGGGCAGTGGTCGGCGCAGGACGAAGACACGTTCAAAACGCCGATCCGCGACCAGTTCGAGCAGCAGGGCCACCCTTATTACGCCAGTGCACGGCTGTGGGACGACGGTGTCATCGACCCGGCCGATACCCGCCGGGTCTTGGGCCTGGCGCTGTCGGCCAGCCTCAACGCCCCCGCCCGCAAGACCGACTTCGGCGTGTTCCGGATGTGA